From the Desulfovibrio sp. UIB00 genome, one window contains:
- a CDS encoding PBP1A family penicillin-binding protein, giving the protein MKIRLSLKKCALWFMGIVIVCGLLGGGAVAMLFYWASRDLPDLNRIAEYKQPQATVILARDGSTLGTLYHEKRFVIGLKDMSRYLPMSFLAAEDDAFYRHMGIDPVAIARAAINNFRKGRQGEGGSTITQQLIKQLLLTSERSYTRKMKEAILAYQLERNFTKDQILTIYLNQIYLGEHAFGVESAARTYFGKHASDITLAESAVIAGLPKAPSSYNPFRRPEEAKNRQMYVLGRLRDLKWITQAEYDQAVAEPLVYWSMPEGMGGAAQWYLEEARRLLVEFFTESNLRALGVETTKYGADYVYEAGLTVQTAMDPAHQTAAGAALRRGLEELDKRQGWRGPVEQLDPAKQKEFLAKNQFSPLDLAGGDWVKALVTAVDTKEVKVALGQGYTGIVPVSAMSWARKPNPKVAAANAPAIKDPRQVVAVGDVIWVSAEEITVTETNAKGRKEQKTIPFDSSTVKKNTPIHLRLQQDPLVQGAIASVEPQSGDVVALIGGYQFGDSHFNRATQARRQPGSSFKPVVYSTAMDFGFTPASTVLDAPFVYVNPYTNEVWRPSNYEHNYKGELPLHTALALSRNTCTVRVAQQVGIANVVQRAKALGLEPHFPQELAISLGAVAVSPLNLTQAYAAFANQGLGVRPRIITSISDPQGRVLYRQEVEHWQAVSPQNAYIMDTLLKEVVNSGTGGRAKIDGRIIAGKTGTTNDERDAWFMGFSPYLVTGVYVGYDQVQSLGRLEQGGRTAAPIFRYYRSEVEDRYPKDDFVMPEGIVMADGLAFKADQPMQGASATSPTTADGTAVDTSEGGEDLMRQMF; this is encoded by the coding sequence ATGAAAATTCGTCTGTCCCTGAAAAAATGCGCCCTCTGGTTTATGGGCATCGTTATAGTCTGCGGTCTTTTGGGCGGCGGCGCGGTGGCCATGCTTTTTTACTGGGCCTCGCGCGACCTGCCCGACCTGAACCGTATCGCCGAATACAAGCAGCCGCAGGCTACTGTCATTCTGGCCCGTGACGGCTCAACCCTTGGCACCCTCTATCACGAAAAGCGATTTGTCATTGGCCTCAAGGACATGTCGCGCTATCTGCCCATGTCCTTTCTGGCTGCGGAAGACGATGCGTTCTACAGGCACATGGGCATTGACCCCGTAGCCATCGCGCGCGCCGCCATCAACAACTTCCGCAAGGGGCGCCAGGGCGAGGGCGGCAGCACCATAACCCAGCAGCTCATCAAGCAATTGCTGCTCACATCCGAGCGCAGCTATACCCGCAAGATGAAAGAGGCCATTCTGGCCTATCAGCTTGAAAGAAACTTCACCAAGGATCAGATCCTTACCATATATCTGAACCAGATATATCTGGGTGAACACGCCTTTGGCGTGGAATCGGCTGCCCGCACCTATTTTGGCAAGCACGCCTCAGACATCACCCTGGCCGAAAGCGCCGTCATCGCGGGCCTGCCCAAAGCCCCCAGTTCCTACAATCCCTTCCGCAGGCCGGAAGAAGCCAAGAACCGGCAGATGTACGTGCTTGGCCGGCTGCGCGACCTCAAGTGGATCACCCAGGCCGAGTATGATCAGGCCGTGGCCGAACCGCTTGTCTACTGGAGCATGCCCGAGGGCATGGGCGGGGCGGCGCAGTGGTATCTTGAAGAAGCCCGCCGCCTGCTGGTGGAATTTTTTACGGAATCCAACCTCCGCGCTCTGGGGGTGGAAACCACCAAGTACGGCGCGGATTACGTGTATGAAGCGGGCCTGACTGTGCAAACCGCCATGGATCCTGCACATCAGACTGCGGCTGGCGCGGCCTTGCGCCGTGGACTGGAAGAGCTGGACAAACGCCAGGGCTGGCGCGGCCCAGTGGAACAGCTTGACCCTGCAAAGCAAAAAGAATTTCTGGCCAAAAACCAGTTTTCTCCCCTTGATCTCGCTGGCGGCGACTGGGTGAAAGCCCTTGTGACCGCCGTGGACACCAAGGAAGTTAAGGTGGCGCTGGGCCAGGGCTATACGGGCATCGTGCCTGTTTCGGCAATGTCCTGGGCGCGCAAGCCCAACCCCAAGGTTGCGGCTGCCAACGCGCCAGCCATCAAAGACCCCCGCCAGGTGGTGGCGGTTGGTGATGTGATCTGGGTTTCCGCTGAAGAAATCACGGTTACGGAAACCAATGCCAAGGGCCGCAAAGAACAGAAAACCATTCCTTTTGATTCCTCTACGGTCAAAAAGAATACCCCCATCCATCTACGCTTGCAGCAGGACCCGCTGGTGCAGGGGGCAATCGCCTCCGTGGAACCGCAGAGCGGCGACGTTGTGGCCCTTATTGGCGGCTACCAGTTTGGCGACAGCCACTTTAACCGCGCAACCCAGGCTCGCCGTCAGCCCGGCTCCAGCTTCAAGCCCGTGGTCTATTCCACGGCTATGGACTTTGGCTTTACGCCCGCCTCCACGGTGCTGGACGCGCCCTTTGTGTATGTGAACCCCTACACCAATGAAGTGTGGCGGCCCTCAAACTACGAACACAACTACAAGGGCGAGCTTCCCCTGCACACGGCTCTGGCCCTTTCCCGCAATACCTGCACCGTGCGCGTGGCGCAGCAGGTGGGCATAGCAAATGTGGTGCAGCGCGCCAAGGCTCTGGGGCTTGAACCGCATTTTCCGCAGGAGCTGGCCATCAGCCTCGGCGCAGTAGCCGTGTCGCCGCTTAACCTTACGCAGGCCTACGCAGCTTTTGCCAACCAGGGGTTGGGGGTGCGCCCGCGCATCATCACCTCCATCAGCGACCCGCAGGGCCGGGTGCTCTACAGGCAGGAAGTGGAACACTGGCAGGCTGTCAGCCCCCAGAACGCCTACATTATGGACACTCTGCTCAAGGAAGTTGTCAATTCCGGCACTGGCGGGCGCGCCAAAATCGATGGGCGCATCATAGCGGGTAAAACCGGCACCACCAATGATGAACGCGATGCGTGGTTCATGGGCTTCTCGCCCTACCTCGTGACCGGCGTCTACGTGGGCTACGATCAGGTGCAGAGCCTTGGCCGCCTTGAACAGGGCGGGCGTACTGCCGCCCCCATCTTCCGTTACTACCGCAGTGAAGTGGAAGACCGCTACCCCAAGGACGACTTTGTAATGCCCGAGGGCATTGTGATGGCCGATGGCCTAGCCTTCAAGGCCGACCAGCCCATGCAGGGTGCATCAGCCACCTCCCCCACCACAGCCGATGGAACGGCAGTGGATACCTCGGAAGGCGGCGAAGACCTGATGCGCCAGATGTTCTAA
- a CDS encoding TusE/DsrC/DsvC family sulfur relay protein, whose translation MAEITYKGKSFEVDEDGFLLRFDDWCPEWMDYVKESEGISEINADHQKILDFLQDYYKKNGIAPMVRILSKNTGYKLKEVYELFPSGPGKGACKMAGLPKPTGCV comes from the coding sequence ATGGCTGAGATCACCTATAAAGGTAAAAGCTTTGAAGTTGACGAAGACGGTTTCCTTCTGCGTTTTGACGACTGGTGCCCCGAATGGATGGACTATGTGAAGGAATCCGAAGGCATCTCTGAGATCAACGCTGATCACCAGAAGATCCTTGACTTCCTGCAGGACTACTACAAGAAGAACGGTATCGCCCCCATGGTCCGTATTCTTTCCAAGAACACCGGCTACAAGCTGAAGGAAGTGTACGAACTCTTCCCCTCCGGCCCCGGCAAAGGCGCCTGCAAAATGGCCGGCCTGCCCAAGCCCACTGGCTGCGTGTAG
- a CDS encoding CBS and ACT domain-containing protein produces the protein MPVQNWMTTDVVSVGPDTSLLKVGKLMKDHHIRRIPVVDENGQVIGIISDRDVRDASPSKATTLDMYEMHYLLAELKAKNIMTAKPITVKPTDTVEQAALIMLDNKVGGLPVVDDSGKLVGIISDHDVFKALVDITGARLGGLQFAIELPDQPGTARPLFDLLRAHNARLLSVLTVSNDDGNRHLFIRVRDLENTKAEQELMDGVGKLGKVLYCQH, from the coding sequence ATGCCTGTACAGAATTGGATGACCACCGATGTTGTCAGCGTTGGCCCCGATACATCGCTGCTCAAAGTGGGCAAGCTCATGAAGGATCACCACATCCGCCGCATCCCGGTTGTTGATGAAAATGGTCAGGTAATTGGCATTATCTCTGACCGCGACGTGCGCGACGCCTCCCCCTCCAAGGCCACCACGCTCGACATGTACGAAATGCACTATCTGCTGGCTGAGCTGAAGGCCAAAAACATTATGACGGCCAAGCCCATCACCGTCAAACCGACCGACACTGTCGAGCAGGCAGCCCTGATCATGCTGGACAACAAGGTTGGAGGCCTGCCGGTGGTGGACGACAGCGGCAAGCTTGTGGGCATCATTTCCGACCATGATGTGTTCAAGGCTCTGGTCGACATCACCGGCGCACGACTGGGCGGCTTGCAGTTTGCCATAGAATTGCCCGACCAGCCCGGCACGGCGCGCCCCCTGTTTGACCTGCTGCGCGCGCACAATGCCCGCTTGCTCTCGGTGCTGACCGTCTCTAATGACGATGGCAACCGCCATCTGTTCATCCGTGTGCGCGACCTCGAAAATACCAAGGCCGAGCAGGAGCTTATGGACGGGGTAGGCAAGCTCGGCAAAGTGCTCTATTGCCAGCACTAA
- a CDS encoding LarC family nickel insertion protein encodes MFLYLDCSGGISGDMTLAALAHLGVDYAPLSAALARAGVDCRIDARGETRPGGPGQMVAVSWNAEKQPLRHPADIAAIFERVDVLPGVRARALAALHALTEAEAHAHHVAPAEVHFHEVGAIDTLVDILGAAYAVEALGVSRICASPLPWFTGSVECAHGRIPLPAPATAYLMRGKPVFATDAREELVTPTGAALVHALVDQFVPGPEGIALALGTGYGSRPAPTGLRAWLVEDGAGGADHALGGREKVMQFETHIDHLNGEDLGMALEALSSMPDVLDVLWLPGVGKKNRPAGLLRVLCLPSQRACVENAVLRHTHTLGLRVQTLDRVVAPRRAVSVEMAGQSLAAKEYSIEGQNYVRPEADALKAAAQRSGVGVPALRNACAKN; translated from the coding sequence ATGTTTTTATATCTTGATTGCTCTGGCGGCATCAGCGGGGATATGACCCTTGCGGCCCTTGCGCACCTTGGGGTGGATTATGCCCCGCTGTCTGCTGCTCTTGCCCGCGCAGGCGTGGATTGCCGCATTGACGCCAGGGGCGAAACACGACCCGGCGGGCCGGGGCAGATGGTTGCCGTAAGCTGGAATGCCGAAAAGCAGCCACTGCGGCATCCGGCGGATATCGCCGCCATATTTGAAAGGGTTGACGTCTTGCCAGGTGTGCGCGCCCGTGCACTGGCAGCCCTGCACGCGCTGACCGAGGCTGAGGCGCACGCGCACCATGTTGCACCGGCTGAGGTGCACTTTCACGAGGTGGGGGCCATCGATACCCTCGTGGATATTCTGGGTGCGGCCTATGCCGTGGAGGCCCTGGGCGTGAGCCGAATATGCGCCTCGCCCCTGCCGTGGTTTACCGGAAGCGTTGAGTGCGCCCACGGGCGCATCCCGCTGCCCGCGCCCGCAACGGCGTACCTTATGCGCGGCAAGCCGGTTTTTGCCACAGATGCGCGCGAGGAGCTTGTTACACCCACGGGCGCTGCCCTGGTGCACGCCCTGGTAGACCAGTTTGTTCCCGGCCCGGAGGGCATTGCACTTGCGCTTGGCACCGGCTACGGCTCCCGCCCTGCGCCTACGGGCCTGCGGGCATGGCTTGTGGAAGACGGAGCAGGCGGCGCAGACCATGCGCTTGGCGGGCGCGAGAAGGTCATGCAGTTCGAGACCCACATTGATCATCTTAACGGGGAAGACCTGGGTATGGCGCTGGAGGCGCTCTCCTCCATGCCGGATGTTCTTGACGTGCTGTGGCTGCCGGGCGTGGGCAAGAAGAATCGCCCTGCCGGATTGTTGCGTGTGCTGTGCCTGCCCAGCCAGAGAGCTTGTGTGGAAAATGCCGTTTTGCGCCACACCCATACGCTGGGTCTGCGCGTGCAGACGCTTGATCGCGTGGTTGCGCCGCGCCGCGCCGTTTCAGTGGAGATGGCGGGGCAGAGCCTTGCAGCCAAGGAGTATTCCATTGAAGGGCAAAATTATGTGCGACCCGAGGCAGACGCGCTCAAGGCCGCAGCCCAACGGAGCGGCGTGGGCGTCCCGGCCCTGCGCAATGCATGCGCCAAAAATTGA
- a CDS encoding DJ-1/PfpI family protein, which translates to MHQNIQRSLQPLALLLALFAAFWPIGVQAQAGQASAQVENGDMYDAVPKPASRHLTLGVLLFPGFEMLDAYGPMEMWGSLKNAPTRFWGEESDRVDIRLVTVAAQKGAVASNQGPKTLAEYSYTDAPALDYLLVPGGIGVIPLLQDKATLSWVRAQAKNTKLIMSVCNGASLLAAAGLLDGRLATTNKMAFKASIAPGPKVRWVAKARWVDGGSVVTSSGVSAGMDMTIAVIARLFGQPLSDWVALVTEYEPHRDPSWDPFAARAGLSE; encoded by the coding sequence ATGCACCAGAATATTCAGCGCAGTCTGCAACCATTGGCCCTTTTACTGGCTCTGTTTGCAGCGTTCTGGCCCATTGGCGTACAGGCGCAAGCCGGGCAAGCATCCGCTCAGGTGGAAAATGGCGATATGTACGATGCCGTTCCCAAACCTGCCTCAAGGCACCTTACTCTTGGCGTTTTGCTCTTCCCCGGATTTGAGATGCTGGATGCCTATGGCCCCATGGAGATGTGGGGCAGTCTCAAAAACGCCCCCACCAGATTTTGGGGAGAAGAATCAGACCGCGTGGACATCCGGCTCGTGACTGTGGCGGCGCAGAAGGGGGCAGTAGCTTCGAATCAGGGGCCAAAAACACTGGCGGAGTACAGCTATACTGACGCCCCTGCGCTGGACTATCTGCTTGTCCCTGGCGGCATCGGCGTTATCCCCCTGTTGCAAGACAAAGCAACCCTGAGCTGGGTACGTGCGCAGGCCAAAAATACCAAGCTCATCATGTCTGTATGCAACGGGGCTTCACTGCTTGCCGCCGCAGGACTGCTGGACGGCAGACTCGCCACCACCAACAAGATGGCGTTCAAGGCTTCCATTGCGCCGGGCCCCAAGGTGCGCTGGGTCGCCAAGGCTCGCTGGGTTGACGGCGGTTCGGTTGTGACGTCGTCGGGAGTTTCTGCCGGTATGGACATGACCATTGCGGTCATAGCCCGCCTGTTCGGTCAGCCGCTGAGCGACTGGGTGGCGCTTGTGACGGAGTACGAGCCCCACCGTGATCCTTCATGGGATCCTTTTGCCGCAAGGGCTGGGCTGTCGGAATAG
- a CDS encoding FprA family A-type flavoprotein, producing the protein MQPVEIKKDIFWVGFVDYDHRDFHGYSRSPDGSTYNAYLIKDEKNVLLDTVASGCEGTLLCRMAQVLEPEKIDYIICNHMELDHAGALEAIIERCKPEKIFVSQTGLKSMAGYFDCKDWPVQAVKSGDSINIGKRTIVFQETRMLHWPDSMVSYIPEDKLLVSNDIFGQNIASSARFVDEFGDDGEYTRRVKEYYFNIVLPYSPMVLKTLPVVEKLDIDMIAPDHGLIQRGEKAVRGIIDMYRAMAEQKPQQRALVFYDTMWESTETMAYAICSGLEENNVPTRIMSVKQNHHSAVMTELADCGAVIAGSPTHNNTVLPLMAAQLTYMKGLRPLNRIGGAFGSYGWSGEGPKFLHEQLASMNMEMPADPVKCNWRPDHEALKACHQMGATIAEALKKKCQG; encoded by the coding sequence ATGCAGCCAGTAGAAATAAAAAAAGATATTTTCTGGGTCGGCTTTGTCGACTACGACCACAGGGATTTTCACGGTTATTCCCGTTCGCCTGACGGATCGACTTACAACGCCTACCTGATCAAGGACGAAAAAAACGTCCTGCTTGATACCGTGGCCTCGGGCTGCGAGGGCACCCTGTTGTGCCGCATGGCCCAGGTGCTTGAGCCGGAAAAGATCGACTACATCATCTGCAACCACATGGAACTTGACCACGCTGGCGCGCTGGAAGCCATTATTGAGCGTTGCAAGCCGGAAAAGATTTTTGTGTCGCAGACCGGCCTCAAGTCGATGGCTGGCTATTTTGACTGCAAAGACTGGCCCGTGCAGGCCGTGAAAAGCGGCGACAGCATCAACATCGGCAAGCGCACCATCGTGTTTCAGGAAACCCGCATGCTGCACTGGCCCGACAGCATGGTTTCGTACATTCCTGAAGACAAGCTGCTGGTCAGCAACGATATCTTTGGTCAGAACATAGCCAGTTCCGCACGCTTTGTTGACGAATTCGGCGACGACGGCGAATACACGCGCCGCGTCAAAGAATACTACTTCAACATTGTGTTGCCTTACTCCCCCATGGTTCTCAAGACCCTGCCCGTGGTGGAAAAGCTCGATATCGACATGATCGCCCCTGACCACGGCCTCATTCAGAGGGGTGAAAAGGCCGTGCGCGGCATCATCGATATGTACCGCGCCATGGCCGAGCAGAAGCCCCAGCAGCGCGCGCTCGTTTTTTACGACACCATGTGGGAATCTACGGAAACAATGGCCTACGCCATTTGCAGCGGCCTGGAAGAAAACAACGTTCCCACGCGCATCATGAGCGTGAAGCAGAACCACCACAGCGCCGTCATGACCGAACTGGCAGACTGCGGCGCGGTCATTGCCGGTTCGCCCACCCACAACAATACAGTGCTGCCCCTCATGGCCGCCCAGCTTACCTACATGAAGGGTCTGCGCCCCCTGAACCGCATTGGCGGCGCGTTTGGCTCCTACGGCTGGTCGGGCGAAGGCCCCAAGTTCCTGCACGAACAGCTTGCCTCCATGAACATGGAAATGCCCGCTGACCCAGTGAAGTGCAACTGGCGGCCCGATCACGAGGCCCTCAAGGCCTGCCACCAGATGGGCGCCACCATTGCCGAAGCCCTTAAGAAGAAATGCCAGGGCTAA
- a CDS encoding rubredoxin produces the protein MQKYVCGVCGYEYDPAENDNVPFEDLPDDWTCPVCGVGKDQFTPA, from the coding sequence ATGCAAAAGTATGTTTGCGGCGTTTGCGGCTACGAATACGACCCCGCTGAAAACGACAACGTGCCTTTTGAAGATCTGCCCGATGACTGGACCTGCCCCGTTTGCGGCGTGGGTAAAGACCAGTTCACCCCTGCCTAA
- a CDS encoding desulfoferrodoxin yields MPTQLEVYKCTHCGNIVEVLHGGGADIVCCGDPMKLMVEGATDGALEKHVPVIEKVDGGYMVKVGSVAHPMEEKHYIEWIELLADGRSYTKFLKPGDAPEAFFAIDAAKVTAREYCNLHGHWKAEN; encoded by the coding sequence ATGCCCACGCAACTCGAAGTGTATAAGTGTACCCACTGCGGCAATATCGTTGAAGTTCTCCACGGCGGCGGCGCAGACATCGTCTGCTGTGGCGATCCCATGAAGCTGATGGTCGAAGGCGCAACCGACGGCGCGCTCGAAAAGCACGTGCCTGTTATCGAAAAAGTTGATGGCGGCTACATGGTCAAGGTCGGCAGCGTTGCCCACCCCATGGAAGAAAAGCACTACATTGAATGGATCGAGCTGCTGGCCGACGGCAGGAGCTACACCAAGTTCCTGAAGCCCGGCGATGCGCCCGAAGCATTCTTTGCCATTGACGCTGCCAAGGTTACCGCCCGCGAATACTGCAATCTGCACGGTCACTGGAAGGCGGAAAACTAG